The segment gaggttcagactacccccccccccccctcaataaatcacgtgtattttttggtacaaaatatttttcaaaaattcagaatattatctttaaatataggtataatctaatttaattctggaaaattaagcacagtgataaaaatgtccagacacacattaaggttgcaggtttattctcactagcatacaaataataaaggaaaggcttatatgtgatttacgcatgtattcggcgccaaaatcacagtcttactggcgactggcaagccgagccgggtggttcatgttgcggcgggcggggatattgttgcccggctacggcgagtcaaggtcacgcgtcgcttttcggtttagtagaaatcgtgcaaaaaaataaatacacgtgatatctctctacaccccccccccccctccaccattgtgatatttcgtgatttttttcgacaaacccccccccccccgccctttcaggcctcacgtgattaatggacgatccctaacgaacaaatttatgttttcttatgaacccaaattttgtcttggaataccgatctaggtgttgaatatgcgacAACTGTACCCTAACTGTATTCCTTGTGTACGATAATACACGGCCTGTCCTTAATTTTTAGAAAACCGTTAGAAAAAcattacatcacgccagttagccgatctaactggtggggagcttcactcccccgccgaacaaccattaaaattaattcacattatttttaatgtccgcttagtttgaaaatatttataatgtaactgacctgacctaatcgaccattttagttcctactgttcatcctttgtcccggtttgtttggtctggtcagttacattataaataatttaaaactaaacaaccattaaaattaattcacattatttttaatgtccgcttagtttgaaagtatttataatgtgactgacctgacctaatcgaccattttaattaattaggcattcacgaacatacggcaaaattaaaaataatggtcACGATCGAATGATTGCACatgtcttgtattgcaaaatcatgtctgtagaagaaacgttaatcgtttgacatttccgtgtgactcgTGTGgagtacatttcacaaacaaaagtaatttgattagtaaagtatttggaatttattatctccgccgggtttaatgaaaagaggaagtgaaatagcatataataaaagcattttcggatttttagcattttttccccgcaaataccgctactctacatatttttatcatatcatgtaatttaacgatcgtccaccgattttcaacacaatcggtacggttaattaaaagtaatgttgaatattcaaatacgttttaaaacttccacaacacaaaacaaaattgttattatataacatctgaaacaattatatcTAAAATGGCCTCGTGGCCATGCGGTCAGCATCACTGACTTCCAAATCAAAGGTTGACAGACCGAATCTCGGCCGCTGCAAtacttttttgtacttgtaaaaataaatacggcgcgcgcgttacttcaaaagtaataaatatatttgaattaatgaatgcaaataaaagtaaatttattaattaaattgtagattacattttactccttctttgtatccatacaaaatagtgataattcaataaaaatgattcaattttattcataaaagtatgcagtggtagattttatcatacaaaagatagaaaaaataaaaaacatttcttcctcaaataatataattttttaatgcctaaatggtttggtttcaaaaacctattacggctcagtctcaggccgaatatgatatttcattttcttctggatcaataatttcatcaatgttttgttatgacattgtcacgtttaactatcatccgtaaaccgactttacagacaactttttttttttgctctttcgTTATAAGTGTTGGACCTTTCGTAAGCTCTCAGTGGCAATGCTGCGAACAGATAAGTAAGATGTAGCAATCATTACATTACTCCTACCTGATACCCCATGGTAACCACATTGCCATAACATACGGCATATTTCTGGTTCCATGAGGTAGGTGGCTGTCTCCACATTCAACCCTGCTCACAGGATCATATTGGCCTCGGGGGGAGTGGTTGGGAGGGGGATTATAACCACTTTGCCCACTGTTTTCTTTTTCAAATTCTTACCTTTTGTTgttgggaatgatagatttttttaaaaagattttggGACCACCAGATCTTCAGAGACGAGCAGGATACcgtattttttttcctctgcgACACAGACTATGTACCATAATTTTGTCCTGATAGCGATCATTGCCACAGTGCGTCCAGCCACGCAACAGCATTTCCAGTTTCTAGTCCGACCGAATACGTGGGTAATATACCTACGAATATGTGTCTACAGGATAGTAAAGGTTGTATCCTGAAGGGCTAAAGTTTAACTTCCAAATTCTGCTGAGTAATATGGCGTATTCTgtgggtaaaaatttttattacttagaGTTTATATGTAATTGAAGTCTCTGATACAGCACTCCTAAACACAAATTGGATACCAGTACGTCCgccattatttatattatttaatataaatgttaacagtaattttttttaattgtgggttTTGAATAGATGTACATTaatcagtagggacacctgtatttcgcgaatacatttcatctcaaggtatttcacaaaatactgtagcttttctcctgtggttattggctgaggtcggtgagaggtgtcgtcccgctcttgacggggccgatgagaatgtggtcaccatactgctgcaccctcacaatttgccacgactcttagaaaaagctacagtgttttgtgaaataccttgacatgaaatgaaatcgcgaaatacaggtgtccctattaaACAGGGATAAGAAAAACTATTCTGGGTGAGGATAGAGAGGGGTGCATTATGACGTTGCTGTACCAGAGAGGGGGTGGCTCGTCGAAACGCAGGCGCGGGCGTGCGTGGAGGAGATCTGCTCGCTGGTGGTGTCGCTGACCGAGTGCAGCGCCCACGCCGGCTACCTGCTCGCCGTGCTGCAGGAGGGCAGCTCTCCGGAGACCCCGGGGCCCGTCGACCGCTACCAGGTGTGCCGCGCCGCCGCCGACGTGGCGCACGGCACTGCGCTGCTGCGCGCGCACCGCCTGCCCACCATCTCCTCCTTGGTACGTACCATGGTATTAGGAAAGAGAGAGGTACGTACGGCTCCAGCTTCCCTCCCGCGCTCGGCCAACCGGCTGCGTACTTCGCCTTTCCACGTCTCCCAGGATATTTTGACTTTTCACATGGGAATTGCCACGTCTCCCAGGATATTTCGTCTTTCCACGTGCGAATTGCCATGTCTCCCAGGATATTTCATCTTTCCATGTGGGAATTGCCACATCTCCCAGGATATTTCATCTTTCCATATGTTAATTGCCACATCTCCCAGAATATTTGTCTTTCCACATGGGAATTGCCACATCTCCCAGAATATTTTGTCTTTCTACATGGAAATTGCCACATCTCCCAGAATATTTCATCTTTCCACACGTGAATTGCCACATCTTCCAGGATATTTCATCTTTCCACATGGGAATTGCCACATCTCCCAGGATATTTCATCTTTCCATGTGGGAATTGCCACATCTACCAGAATATTTTGTCTTTCCACATTGGAATTGCCACATCTCCCAGAATATTTCATCTTTCCACATGTGAATTGCCACATCTCCCAGAATATTTCATCTTTCCACATGTGAATTGCCACATCTCCCAGGATATTTCATCTTTCCATGTGGGAATTGACACACCTCGCCATTTGCCACATCGCCATATCTCGCCTTCCTACATGGGAACTGCAACATCTTTCAGCATTTTTAGCCTAATTACATAGGTAATTGTGACACATACCAGAATTTCTCTCCTTTGCACGTAGGAATAATTTCTCTCCTTTGCACGTAGGAATTGCAACATCTCCCAGCATATTTAGCCTTTCCACATGCAAACTGCAATATCTCTGAGTATTGTGCCTTTCCACGTGAATAATTGCGAACCATCCCAGCGCTTCCCGCCTTTACACGTAAGAATTACATATCTTGCTTTTCCCAATGGGAACTGCAACATCTCCCAGAATATTTTGCCTTTCCACATGGGAATTGTAATGCACCTCCCAGTATATGTCTGCTTTACACAATGGGAatcgcaacatttttttttctatttatatatCTTTCCCAGACAAATATAAAAACACGCCTAGCATTTTTCGTCCTTCAGCATTAGAATCGCAATGCGCCTTAGAGCATATCTACACTTTACACACGGTAATCGCTACACACACCTCACAGTGTATTTGCCCTTCCAAGCTATAGTTCCCAACACGCCTAGCATATTTTTTCTTTACACATAAGAACTGCAATGCATCTCCCAGCACATTTTGTCTTGCAATGCGAGAATTTCCGCACTCTCACCATCAGAAAATCACAGACATGCGTGACAATACAAGCTGATTTTAAAAACATGGGTTGCTGTAAAAAAGATTTTTGTTATGCCACCCTTAGCATTATCTTGATGTCTGGGGAAATGCACATATTTAATTAGATGAATTACTCATCTTCAATTTGGACACTACCATGTGGATGGGCACATGGACTTGGCTAACGACaatttacatacaaataaattctacaagaaataatttcattttttaactttttacaatACAAATATGGGAGAAATACCGCAGATTTGTACAAAAATACCTTTCCCACTCATAATTTCCGAACAATTTGTCAGAATGGAGCAGAGGCGGCCCAGTGGATGCCTGGGAAGTTTTGGGTGGTACGACATACCTGCCAGTTAAATGGGAAGTCctgtattttcaaaattaataatctGAGTGGtgactataaaaataatatggtggagaaatgacgATAAAAGTGTAATACAAGTggttttaagaatctgtaccagttgttatatgcctaaacattactctgagAACACTccttttagccatttcaactGTTCTAAAAAAATACACTTCCAAAACTTAATTCGGAAAACAAAACCATTTATCAGCCCTCACCGACATCTTAAATGgtattcgtaaacagaccccattcGAACATCTTGAGacgttttcaaattgcgtggtttttcctgaagctctgcacacactATGTGCTCCGAGGCAAGGGCGCAataacaggggggggggcaagggtattttgccccccccccctctgaaaccttgaagtgggggcaaacgggggcaaagaatgtgctgtgtaatcaatttttagataataaaactgcttaaatagcaccattttccaccttgaaatacaaattttcccgggggaggaaccccggacccccccgcttcaataggggggatcgatgattctttataaaaaggtatattgccccccccccccctccttttggaaatttagttgttgcgcccctgctccgAGGTAGGCTGGACCTGTGAAAACTACAATAATAGGGAGgccttaaattttaattttaaaaaaataaataataatatgtgAACCTACTCCAAAGGTGAGGAGCGATATGGAAGGGGTGGGAAGGCGATCTCGCCACTAGCGTGGAGACGACGAGAGACTTGTTCGGCCCGCAGCAGGTGACGGACATCTGCACGGGAGTGACGGAGAACGCGAGCGTGCTGGCCGACTGCTGCCTGGTGGCCGCCGACGAGGCGCCCGACGACGGCACCCGCCAGCAGTTCCGCCTGTGCCTCAAGAGCGTGACGGCCGCGGCCGACGCCTTCTGCGGCAGCGTCGAGTCGCTCAGGGACCGGCCCGGCGACCGCAACTACAAGGCCTGTCAGGTAGCTGAGGGCGGTGGCAACacgcagtggcgtagcaggcgggtggcagggatggccccaggggcgtaggaaccgggggggacaggggggacgtgtccccctgaaatTTTTGGGTGGAGtggactgccccccccccccccccaactttctagaccgtgatatttttaatttataatattattctgcccaactatatttgtaatttcttcactcatcaaattttatcttacggaagcaataataattttaacatcgatgtatccaatggttagatacaaaaactgcttaaaaagcgctatgtTGCACTTTTAacatcaaaattttccggtggaggacccccggaccccccgtcttagtaaaaggggaatgggtttacatgacatcaaaatcattatttgtccccccccccccccaactttatgaacacagctacgccaatggatgGCCCCCCGCCAGGGTCGCCGGAGCAGGAGGGGCTGCCGCCGCGacggctttgaatatataatactgtatagaagtcgccagcccaggttaaaatttctaatacggttttgaggtggttggttaattcaccgccgcaatcgccaccatctccagggcatcgactagtggtggtccctagctgacaagtgtcgaactcttcaaacaccccttccccctcccgttgaacgaccttgagctgcagtgaatgataggtggggggtgtggggtgcgggggaatgacagcgggcgacagtgctgcgctctaacgtg is part of the Bacillus rossius redtenbacheri isolate Brsri chromosome 8, Brsri_v3, whole genome shotgun sequence genome and harbors:
- the LOC134535385 gene encoding talin rod domain-containing protein 1-like produces the protein MRDLAALVGRDSAEHDEARACVEEICSLVVSLTECSAHAGYLLAVLQEGSSPETPGPVDRYQVCRAAADVAHGTALLRAHRLPTISSLQVTDICTGVTENASVLADCCLVAADEAPDDGTRQQFRLCLKSVTAAADAFCGSVESLRDRPGDRNYKACQQVFGEALATTCDALAVFATQDARLTGVAATLGAAGRDALRRVLGACLGVVSPSVLACQLAGRLPREPGAASRLRLCCEAVARGSGELVRALHASCDDRGDGAERRR